Below is a genomic region from Sulfitobacter sp. OXR-159.
GATCACCTTCACGGCAAGAGATCGGGCGCGGATCATTGCCCTGCACCAAGACATCGCCAATGCCGCAGAAGCGCAGGACGGCAAAGCGGTAACGGCAGGATTGACGGCGCTGGAAGCGGAGACCCAAGACCTTGCCCAGAGCGTTTTCGCCGCGCGTGCTGCCCGGAATGCAGGAAAGGCTGGCTGAGAAGTTGCGACTTCACTTATAAAACAATGGGGTGCGCGTGAACCTTGATGTCATTATTTCCCGCCGTCGCACCCCTTGCAATTCACCCATGACGGCCCTACTTTAATCTTGTCCTTCGGGACTATGGACATAAACGCGCTCGTAATAAGCGGTTCGGACCCGGGGGCGGTACCCGGCGGCTCCACCAAACATCCTTCATTTGGGGATCATGGGGCCGAAATAGGATCGACGAACGTCTAAAGGGGTTGCTTTGTTTCGGTGAGATACCACCGTTATCGGTTCAAACTGTACAATTGCAAATGACAATCGTGCTCCAGTTGCGATGGCCGCGTAAGCGGTTTCAGCGACTGAAATCTAAGTCCTTAGGCTTTGCAGCTTAAGGCGGGGTTCGCAGGTACCTGGCAACAGAAACCTGCACTTTTCCCCTCCATATCTCGGCGAATTCAATTGCTTGAGCGGTGTTCTTGACCCTGCGCTTCCGTGCCCCTATCCGTTATAAAACGAAGCCGCTGTGGCTTCTTTCGCGCAGGAAGTTCGCATGACCCCGCCCAGCTGGCCCGAAATGTTTCGCGTCTTCGGACGCATCGGGCTGATGTCATTCGGCGGCCCGGCGGCACAGATTGCCGTGATGCACCGTGAGTTGGTCGAGGACCGCCCGTGGCTAAGCGAGCAGACCTACCTGCGGGCGCTCTCACTCTGTATGCTGTTGCCCGGACCGGAAGCGATGCAACTGGCGACCTATGCGGGCTGGCGTCTGCGCGGTGTGGCTGGCGGGCTGCTCGGGGGGTTGCTTTTCGTGGTGCCGGGGGCGGCATTCATCGCTGTGCTGGCTTTGCTATATGCGTGGTATGGGCAGTTGCCCCTTGTGCAGATGACTTTTCTCGGCATCAAGGCCGCCGTCATTATCGTGGTATTCCAAGCGCTTCTAAAGGTTTCTTCAAAGGCGTTGCATGGGCGTCTTGGCTGGGCGCTGGCCTTTGGGTCGTTCATCGGCATTTTTGTTCTGGGCTTGCCATTTCCACTGATCATTCTGCTGGCCGGTGCCATCGGGATGTTGACCAAAAGCCCCACTGCGGTGGCCGAGCCGGCAAATCTGCCACCTGCGCGCAGTCTGCGCACCCTGCTGATCTGGGGCGGGCTTTGGGCCGCGCCGCTTGTGCTTTTGGCGCTGCTGGGTGAGGATTTTCTGCTGCAACTCGGCCTGTTCTTCTCCAAGCTCGCTGTGGTGACCTTCGGCGGTGCCTATGCCGTGCTGGCCTATATGACCCAGACAGTGGTTCAGGATTTCGGTTGGATTAACACGGACCAAATGATTGACGCACTCGGCTTGGCCGAGACGACGCCCGGCCCGCTGATCCTCGTTACGCAATTTGTCGGGATGCTGGCAGGCTTTGCCCAAAGCGGCCCGTCGGGCGCGCTCGCTGCCGGGCTGCTGGCGCTTTGGGTGACTTTCACGCCGTGCTTTTTGTGGATATTCTTGGCCGGCCCGTATCTTGAGGCACTTTCTGAACAGCCGCGCATCGCGGGGGCGCTGCGGGCCATCACGGCGGCAGTGGTGGGGGTGATCGCCAATCTCTCGGTCTGGTTTGCGCTGCATGTGCTGTTTGATCGGGTCGCCCCTGGGGTCACCCTCGCCCTGCCCGCGCCGGTTTGGGAAAGCTTCAATCCGCTGGCCGCCGCGCTCACCCTATTGGCCGCTGTGCTGATGCTGGCGCTCAAGCGTGGTTTTGTAGTCACGATGATCCTGCTCGCGGTGCTTGCTCTGCTCCTTCGCGCGATTTAGCGCCGCGCCCCCTTTCACTCGCCTGTGAATGGGGTATGCTGACCCCTGCCCATCGCCCGGACCGGAGAGAAGAATGAGCCGCAGCATTGATTACGGCAACCTGATGCACGAAGCCATGCGGGGTTTGATCCGCAGGGTCTTGCAGGATGTATCGGACCAAGGGCTACCGGGGAATCACCACTTTTTCATCACCTTCGATACCTCGCACCCGGATGCGGAATTGGCCGATTGGCTCTCAGACCGTTATCCCGATGAGATGACCGTGGTGATGCAGCACTGGTACGATGGGCTTGATGTTGGCGCAGACGGATTTGCCATCACGCTGAACTTCGGCGATGCGCCCGAGCCGCTTTATATTCCCTACGACGCGATCCGCACCTTTGTGGACCCTTCGGTTGAGTTCGGCCTGCGGTTCGAACAGCAAGAAACCGAAGAAGAAGACGAAGATCGCGATGAGGCCACGCTTGACCAAACTGATGAGGAAGAGCTGGAAGTCGCGGAAGAGCCCGCCAAGGACGCCGAGATCGTCTCGCTCGATTCCTTTCGGAAGTAGCGCAGGATTGGCCGTTAGCGCCATCCCTGCATTGCGCAGACCGTAAGGCGCAGGTACACCGCTGGGCAACGATAAGTCACAGCAGGAGCCACAAAATGGCCGATACCCGCACCGAAACCGACAGCTTTGGTCCGCTCGAAGTTCCTTCCGATAAATATTGGGGCGCGCAGACGCAGCGCTCGATCATCAACTTCCCAATCGGCTGGGAAAAGCAGCCCATCGCCATCGTGCGCGCGCTTGGCGTGATCAAGAAGGCCTGCGCGCAGGCCAATGTGGCACAGGGTTCGCTTGATGAGGACCGCGGCAAGGCGATCGTTCAGGCCGCTGGCGAAGTTTTTGAGGGCAAGTTCGACGACAACTTCCCGCTGGTTGTCTGGCAGACCGGCTCGGGCACCCAGTCGAACATGAACGCCAACGAGGTTATCGCCAACCGCGCGATTGAGCTTATGGGCGGCACCATCGGGTCCAAAGACCCAGTGCACCCCAACGATCACTGCAACATGGGCCAGTCGTCAAACGACACTTTCCCAACCGCCATGCATATCGCCACCGCGATGACGGCGCGGGACGTGCTGCTGCCGGGGCTGGAGAAGCTGCACGGCGCGCTGCAAAAGAAAGTCGAGGAATTCGACGGCATCATCAAGATCGGCCGCACCCACACGCAGGATGCGACGCCTCTGACGCTGAGCCAAGAATTCTCAGGCTACACCCATCAGGTCGCCATGAGCATCGCGCGCGTGCGCGACGCGCTTGGCCGCATCTATGAACTGGCCCAAGGCGGCACCGCCGTTGGCACCGGGCTGAACACCCAAAAGGGCTGGGCCGAAACCGTGGCGCATAACATGGCCGAGATCACCGGCCTGCCCTTCGTCACCGCGCCGAACAAGTTCGAGGCGCTCGCCGCCCATGACGCGATGGTCGAGATCTCCGGCGCGCTGAAAACCGTCTCCGCCAGCCTGTTCAAAATCGCCAATGACATCCGCCTGCTGGGGTCCGGCCCGCGTTGTGGTCTGGGCGAGCTGATCCTGCCCGAGAACGAACCGGGCTCGTCGATCATGCCGGGCAAGGTCAACCCGACCCAGTGCGAGGCGCTGACGCAGGTCTGCATTCACGTGATGGGCAACGACGCGGCGGTTGGCTTTGCCGGGTCTCAGGGACATTTTGAGCTGAACGTCTACAAGCCCATGATGGCCTATAACGTTCTGCAATCCATGCAGCTTTTGGGTGACGCGGCCTCGGCCTTCACTGATAATCTGGTGGTTGACCTCAGGGCCGACGCGGACCGCATCGAAAAGCTGATGCGCGAGTCGCTGATGCTGGTGACCGCGCTGGCCCCTGAAATCGGCTATGACAATGCCACCAAGGTCGCCAAGACCGCGCATAAGAACGGCACCACGCTCAAAGAAGAAGCCATCGCACTGGGCTTTGTGGATGCCGAAACCTTTGAACGGGTCGTGCGGCCCGAAAATATGATCGGACCAAAATGAGTGCGCCCATCAACCTTAACAAGGTGAAGAAAGAGCGGGACCGTTCGTCTCGCAAAGCACGCGCGAATGAAAACGCCGTGGGTTTTGGCCAGACCAAAGCGCAGAAAGACGCGCTGAAGGCCCGCGCCGAACAGATCGCCCGCAATCTGGAAGCGCATAAGCGCGAGACATGAACGCGCGGCCCCGCAAACACTCGGTGACCCTTCGGGGTCACCGGACATCAATCTCTCTCGAAGATGAATTCTGGGATGAGTTCCGCGCCATTGCTGCCGCGCGGGGGCTGCCGATCAATGCGCTGGTGACTGAAATCGACGCGGCGCGGGGGCTGGACATCGGGCTTGCCGGGGCAATCCGGTTGTTCGTGTTGCGCGCGTTAAAAGAACGTTTACCAAAAGCAGATTAGCGTCGGGCCATGGCCCTCGCATCCCCTCTCTCACCCGCCGCTTGGCTGGATGATATATTCGCCTCTAAGGCGGCTATTCGCGGACAGGTTATTCGACGTAAAGCGCGCGATATCGAAAAGTTCGTCGGTCGCCGCGAATTCGAACGCGAGTTGAAACGTCGGGGTTTCCAAGCGGTTGAGAACGCCGGACAGGTCATCATATTTTGCAATAGAGAACCCATCCGGCGGGTCGTGTAGCCGTTTTCTTTTAAAGAAAACGGCCACGGAATTTTCAAAAAATTCCGATTTAGCAGATCGACGCTTGGTAAATCTTCTCGATGTTCTGACCAAGCGCCTCGTTGAACTCCGCATCTGTCATCTTGACGTTCAGCCCTTCAGTCAAAGCGCGCGAGAAGCTGGCGATCATGGTGCGGTTCTTGCCCAGCCGTTCGCAGGCTTCCGCCGTGGAGTAGCCGCCCGATAGCGCAACGACGCGCAGCACGTTGGCGTGGCCGGCCAGTTCGTCATATAGACCAGCTTTTTCAGGAATCGTCAGTTTCAACATCACCATCTCGCCCTCGGGCAGCGCGTTCAGGTTCTTTTCAATCTCTCCGCGCAGGATCTCTTCGGCCTCTGCCTTCGTGTCGGAGTTGATGTTCACCTCCGGCTCAATGATCGGCACCAGACCGGCAGCGCAAACCTGTTTGGCCAGTTCGAACTGTTGCGCCACCACGGCGGCGATGCCGTTCTCGTTGGCCTCGTGAATGACCGAGCGTTCCTTGGTGCCAAAGATGCCGTGTTTCACCGCGCGGGCCAGCAGGTCGTCGATCTCCATGATCGGCTTCATCATCTGCACGCCGTTGTTGGTTTCCTCCAACCCCTTGTCGATCTTCAGGAAAGGCACCACGCCCCGGTCTTCCCACAGGAGCTGGGCGACGGGTTTGCCGTTGATGCTGTCATCCATCGTGCGCTCAAAAAGGATCGCGCCGATTACTTTCTCGGAGGTGAAATCGTCGGCCAGAATGATCCGTGCCCGCATGTCGTGGACGGCTTTGAACATTTCTGCGTCGCCGTTGTAATCCGACGGTTCCACGCCATAGAGGCTCAGCGCCTTGGGGGTGGAGCCGCCCGATTGATCGAGCGCCGCGATGAAGCCTTTGCCGCTGTTCATTTGCTCAAGTTGCGCCTTGTCGTAGCCCATGTCACCCACGTCCTATTTTGATTCCGTTCGCTGCGTTTCTAATTGAAACGCAAAGCCGATGATAGAAGCTAGCGCCTTGATAGCGCTAACCAAATGCCCTTATCTGAACGGACGGTCAAATGTGCGACTGGCACCGGCACGCGATCAGGCTGGGCGGTCACGTGAAAGTCTCGCAGGATACGCGACAGGATCAGGGGGCCTTCGACCATGGCAAAACCCGCGCCAGTGCAGACCCGTGGCCCGGCAGAGAATGGGATGAAGGCGTCGCGCTGGCACTGCTTTCCGTTTTCGGTCTGCCAACGGGTTGGGTCAAAACCATCAGGATTGTCCCAAAGCCGTTCATGCCTGTGCAGGTGCCACGGGCTGAGCACAAGTTGCGCCCCCTTTCTCACCTTTCGGTCGCGAAACGCTTCGGGGCAGCGGTTCTCGCGCACCATCATCGGCACGGGTGGATAAAGCCGCAGCGTCTCCCGAAACACATCCCGGCTAAGTTTGAGTTTTGACATCACGGGGAAATCACAGGTCTCAAGCGCCTGTGCCTCTTCCGCCAGCCGCTCCTGCCATTCGGGATGGGTGGCCATGAGATAGAGCGCCCAAGCCAAAGCCGAGGCGCTGGTTTCATGCCCCGCGAGGAAGAAGATCGCGACCTGATCAACCATCTCCTCGGTATCGAAGGTCTCGCCTGTTTCGGGGTCGGCCTGGGTCATGATCTTGGTGGCTAGGTCGTCGGGCGCGGTGCCTGCTTTGATCTGCGCCATCCGCTCTTGGGTCAGGTCCGTGATCAGCGCCCTGATCAGCGCGGCGCTGGCCCGCGTGTCGCGCCGAAACAGGCGCGGCATCCAGCGCGGCAGCGGCAGAAGTGCCCCAAGGTTCAGGATTGGCTGGCTGCGCTGGTAATTGCGAAACTCATCAAAGACCGCCCGGGCAACCTCATGTTCGATCGGCAGAGAAAAAAGCGTGCGAAAGATCACATCGGCTGCGGCGTGGCTGGTCTCGGCTTCGATCTCGACCACCTGCCCCGCCTTGCCTCCCAGCCGCGCGGCGGCGGCCTCTGCTGCGTCCCACATCGCCGGAAAAGTCTCGCGCAAGCGGCCGCCCTCAAAGGCGGGGTCGATGATGCGGCGCTGGCGTTTCCATGTCTCGCCGTTGGTCAGAAAGACAGAGTTGCCCAAGAGCGGGCGCAGCCCCTCGCCGATCCGGTCGGATTTCGGAAAATCCTCGGGGCGGTCTTTCAAAACGGTCTTCACCAGTTCGGGCTGGTTCATCAGGTAGCTGCGAAAGAACGGCGTTTTAAATTCCGCCATCCACGCGCGATAAAGCCGGGCGGGCTGGGCCGAGAGGATATCGGCGCGAAACAGCTTGGCATAGCGCCAGAGCGACACACGGTCGGGCCGCGCGGGGGGCTTGGGCGGTTGGGTCATGCGGCGACAGAGGTGTATTTGCTGACCGCGTGGTCGATCCGGGATTTCGACGCGGGCCGCCCGTCATAGCGCGCGGCCAAGGTCTGTGGCCCGGCGGTGATTTGGAAATAGTCATAGTCGCGCGGGCGGTCAAAGGCGCAGAGATACTGGAAATGCAGCCGAAAGAACCGCCAGCGCAGCGCCTTCCAGCGGGTGGGGCTAAGCGTTTGGGTGAAGGCAGCCGAAAAGACCAGCGGCCAGCGTTTCCCCTCAGGCGCCACGCCGGAGACCGAGACCGGATCGCAAAGCGCAAAGGCG
It encodes:
- the fumC gene encoding class II fumarate hydratase, producing MADTRTETDSFGPLEVPSDKYWGAQTQRSIINFPIGWEKQPIAIVRALGVIKKACAQANVAQGSLDEDRGKAIVQAAGEVFEGKFDDNFPLVVWQTGSGTQSNMNANEVIANRAIELMGGTIGSKDPVHPNDHCNMGQSSNDTFPTAMHIATAMTARDVLLPGLEKLHGALQKKVEEFDGIIKIGRTHTQDATPLTLSQEFSGYTHQVAMSIARVRDALGRIYELAQGGTAVGTGLNTQKGWAETVAHNMAEITGLPFVTAPNKFEALAAHDAMVEISGALKTVSASLFKIANDIRLLGSGPRCGLGELILPENEPGSSIMPGKVNPTQCEALTQVCIHVMGNDAAVGFAGSQGHFELNVYKPMMAYNVLQSMQLLGDAASAFTDNLVVDLRADADRIEKLMRESLMLVTALAPEIGYDNATKVAKTAHKNGTTLKEEAIALGFVDAETFERVVRPENMIGPK
- a CDS encoding DUF4169 family protein is translated as MSAPINLNKVKKERDRSSRKARANENAVGFGQTKAQKDALKARAEQIARNLEAHKRET
- the chrA gene encoding chromate efflux transporter, with translation MTPPSWPEMFRVFGRIGLMSFGGPAAQIAVMHRELVEDRPWLSEQTYLRALSLCMLLPGPEAMQLATYAGWRLRGVAGGLLGGLLFVVPGAAFIAVLALLYAWYGQLPLVQMTFLGIKAAVIIVVFQALLKVSSKALHGRLGWALAFGSFIGIFVLGLPFPLIILLAGAIGMLTKSPTAVAEPANLPPARSLRTLLIWGGLWAAPLVLLALLGEDFLLQLGLFFSKLAVVTFGGAYAVLAYMTQTVVQDFGWINTDQMIDALGLAETTPGPLILVTQFVGMLAGFAQSGPSGALAAGLLALWVTFTPCFLWIFLAGPYLEALSEQPRIAGALRAITAAVVGVIANLSVWFALHVLFDRVAPGVTLALPAPVWESFNPLAAALTLLAAVLMLALKRGFVVTMILLAVLALLLRAI
- a CDS encoding fructose bisphosphate aldolase: MGYDKAQLEQMNSGKGFIAALDQSGGSTPKALSLYGVEPSDYNGDAEMFKAVHDMRARIILADDFTSEKVIGAILFERTMDDSINGKPVAQLLWEDRGVVPFLKIDKGLEETNNGVQMMKPIMEIDDLLARAVKHGIFGTKERSVIHEANENGIAAVVAQQFELAKQVCAAGLVPIIEPEVNINSDTKAEAEEILRGEIEKNLNALPEGEMVMLKLTIPEKAGLYDELAGHANVLRVVALSGGYSTAEACERLGKNRTMIASFSRALTEGLNVKMTDAEFNEALGQNIEKIYQASIC
- a CDS encoding SspB family protein, coding for MSRSIDYGNLMHEAMRGLIRRVLQDVSDQGLPGNHHFFITFDTSHPDAELADWLSDRYPDEMTVVMQHWYDGLDVGADGFAITLNFGDAPEPLYIPYDAIRTFVDPSVEFGLRFEQQETEEEDEDRDEATLDQTDEEELEVAEEPAKDAEIVSLDSFRK
- a CDS encoding ribbon-helix-helix domain-containing protein, translated to MNARPRKHSVTLRGHRTSISLEDEFWDEFRAIAAARGLPINALVTEIDAARGLDIGLAGAIRLFVLRALKERLPKAD
- a CDS encoding cytochrome P450; translation: MTQPPKPPARPDRVSLWRYAKLFRADILSAQPARLYRAWMAEFKTPFFRSYLMNQPELVKTVLKDRPEDFPKSDRIGEGLRPLLGNSVFLTNGETWKRQRRIIDPAFEGGRLRETFPAMWDAAEAAAARLGGKAGQVVEIEAETSHAAADVIFRTLFSLPIEHEVARAVFDEFRNYQRSQPILNLGALLPLPRWMPRLFRRDTRASAALIRALITDLTQERMAQIKAGTAPDDLATKIMTQADPETGETFDTEEMVDQVAIFFLAGHETSASALAWALYLMATHPEWQERLAEEAQALETCDFPVMSKLKLSRDVFRETLRLYPPVPMMVRENRCPEAFRDRKVRKGAQLVLSPWHLHRHERLWDNPDGFDPTRWQTENGKQCQRDAFIPFSAGPRVCTGAGFAMVEGPLILSRILRDFHVTAQPDRVPVPVAHLTVRSDKGIWLALSRR